In Carassius carassius chromosome 2, fCarCar2.1, whole genome shotgun sequence, the DNA window acgatcgtgctctgcctagagcggcatttgagcttgctcttgccctgggctcatgatcaataagttgtattcgcctcaatctgattcagtaaagtcaaaccgcagacagtgaagcttgcatcactgagcgcgcgggactcgctgtgaggcgggaacagaggattccgcttggtcttaaagcctcccgcaaacatccacgatcacaaataacaatgattttcttaaaataatgattaattattaatttatgattttttttattatcattatggtcttgtgaaaataataatatgggctgcgagaaaagtatgaatacaaagagtacttctgagtgaaagcatgtttcagcccagtaacacaccgttcctcagagccaaaacacagaccgaattctgttcagtcggagggggttgggttttgggtagttattcatggatgtgggggtcgagataaaagtgtgaattgctctttcatatggacagtgtctttatgaggctttcacttgctgaaccggtttatatacgactgtAGTTTTGAttatacattaaacattaaaacaagcagggctgtaaaataaaacaataaaaaacgcatgccaggtctacactggacacgagtggaacgatccaacaaaagacaacagaacacagtgatggatgcactggactcgatccccatcagtgaactgatgctcgtgctgtttatgatgaaatgttctgacactgtgttcagatgatttgacactacagtgtgatgtcatcaagtttagacacacttttcgctgtcgctcgcgtccggtgtagacacagacagtgactgctctatttacaaataagttctataagaaaagaaaaaataatctaaaccagtggcataacgagatggaaatataaactagaacaaatattaacaggtcctccgtccatgacactgactcactgcagagctgcagttttaatctgaacagctcttaaagctgagtggatggttagatgcatgatgggctagtattaaaaaaaaatagcatctttccagcattaaggtaataacagtactgtttttttaatcatcttgttgcagttataaatttgactgctaaatgaatgataaagaactatattaaaacttgttttgtaaaatttcttcgtcatttgaaaattgatttaaaaatcggtttaaatcataaatcagattttttttttctaaaataaacagggatttttttttaggctatatgatattaccctactttaaaaacaagtaggaagaaggttccctttaaaattactttagttgtcaattactaaagctttttttttacatcgtgtgaatgttgttgattataatgagagaacttgagtttaattgtgaggacgttttattaattctttagagtttcaaagatttactcgtgccggtttaattttattcgtttcttgttttaggcaaattaggcctaaataatgggaacgaaattatacagtgcttcacatttaaacatgcaacaatttcttaatcagtttacagacaaattttTTTctccaataagttaaaggacaggtaacgaataacaaaaatgcatgttgttttattaaccctctggagtcgattaacgcggatacgcattatgagtcattttctcctgataaccccgaaaagaacttaaattacactttcagttttaatcgtagctacagataagagcaatacatcaatcgaatctgtaaatggtctacttttttttggatacagacataataacaaaaaaactttgtgcacttataaaataaagataacaaacaaggtgcgctgtctgcagcctttgtctgcgctgatcttcttttacaaacacgtcatttaaatgaactgtaactccatgaatactcaacgaagagacatgagagagatatctatagaaagcttgacatgtctacttttaaacaagtgccgccgaaaacagatattctgtgataaaataatccttatgaaaacaacaaaatatatttatattgaaaatataaattaaaatagactataggcataataaatgaaaatattgacattttgcatattaatccatgtagccaacccccctaaaataggctaccacttttaatgctccgatgcaaaggaaaccacaatttcttttgaataatataacgcataatataatataaataatactgcacaccttttaaatgtgtcaaatctaaaatatggtttaataccatgtagattagagaacatattatcacaggttcaggcacaggcttgacatcctgcttgaattcgttctaagaaatgcacataacttcataagtaccaaactttcgtctgtggatattaaatattaaatattttaactacagtgtttttctttcattttccctgactgaagccatcaaatctaacacatcagtgaggcaaaactgacgtctattagggaaaatgtgctttgatgcgcttgtttgataacttgtggttaaagcgccactcagcggtcaaaggctgcaaatgcactttataccgtcgccgcggcggtacgtgtggcggtaaaaagggccttttggatgtctacttagtgtatagtcaggaccttggtttaaTGTCTCATTCGAAAGATGGTGCTTTTTGTCAGTATACTGTAGTGTCCCCATGACCTTTGACCAGGTTTTACAGTAATTTACCAGTAGGACTGAGTAGTAAgactttttaaatatgttaatagaagaaatattttatttgtattaccaTAGTTTAACTACAATGAAACTACGTTAAATTTGTGGTTACtgtagttttactacaaatagcaTAATTATGGTTACTGTAGTGAGAGCATATCAAGATACAGGTGTTGGTTTTCCTGCTGGACATCACTGCCTGACGCACCTCCTCCAGTGCCTTTTGAACTGGTGTGCCGTGACACCTCACTGAAAACTTCGGTGAGCCTGAGCGGGTCGTCAGCTGGGGACCACCACTCATCGACGTTTCGCTCCTTCGCTCTTCGCTCTTTCGCTCCTTCGCTCCTTTGGGAGCATGGTAAATTTGCGAAAAATTTGATTTTACTGCAAATAGCCTACCATGGTTAAACAAGTTACCATAGTAAAAACGTGGTCAGTTTTCAAAGAGCTTTAATGAGTTAACACATACACATGCAGGTTCACACAGAATAAAAGCTAAATTTTCTTTGTCATGTAGATCAAGgtgtatgtaatttttatttaccgTATGCCGATCATTATCGTCTGTGGTCTTTGATCGTAGCACCTGGCCTACGTAAGGTAGTTGTCTCTTTAAAACCAATGTGGTAAACAAACAGAAGATTACACCACACTATAAATATGTGACGTGTTCATCTTTTATTATCATATTTGCCTTTATAGAGCACTCTGTGCAATAATACAGACGTTAATTTAGTGGGGGAGGTCCCGAGGTTGCCAGATTTGCATAAAAGTATGATATTTGTCtttcaaatgtagtgaagttgAAGTAGCaagtttctgtaaaaaaagtaAGGTATAGATACtcaaaaagtgtacttaagtacagtactcaagtaaatgtactttgTTACTGTCCACCTCTGCTGAATTGTCATTTTATATACTCAtaaagttttgtattgtttttaaatcaAGGGACACATAATAAAAAGTGTCATAATGGATATTTTAGTTGGTCTTCATTGTGCCTTTTTGTCATCACAAAGCAttacaacattacagtataattccCTGAGCTGTTCAAAGTTAAGTGAAGTTCacagaaaaaatatgaatcttaTTTTTTCCCTTCAGGCCTTTCCAAAAcgtgcatgactttcttttttctgcagAACCCAAAATGCGACAGTCTgaaaaattttctttttatttgcatGCGTTATAGAAAACATGGACTTCAGTCTTACAAAGGCATTATAAAGCTGccataaaagtaaattaaaaaaattaggcCATGTAACTCATGCACTGTAAATGTCTTCTGTAGATGTCTGTGATTATCCACAAAACAAGCTCTGACCGAACTTGATGACTGGATAGCAACCAAATTACATCAATTTCTGCTGTATACAAGGACCACTTAAGTTGCAGGATCTTCTGTCTCAGGACCATTATGTCACTTCCTGTCTTTAACAGCTGAAATGTCTATTCTCTTGAATGATAATGATGCCAGAAGAGGACATTACCTGGAATATGCCCAAAATAAGCCGGATATCACTTCACTtcagtgttgtgaacgcgctcacaacagacctggaagagaagacaatgctgaataaagtcgtagtttttgttatttttggaccaaaatgtattttcgatgcttcaacaaattctaactgaccctctgatgtcacatggactactttaatgatgttttttattacctttctggacatggtcaATATACCGTACatagattttcaatggagggactgagagctctcggattaaatctaaaatattttaaactgtgttccgaaaatgaacggaggtcttacgggtttggaacgacatgagttatTGTGAGtttttaattacagaattttcatttttgggtgaactaaccctttaagttatgTGTCCTCCGACGTGGCCAATGCTGACCCAGTGACCCCTAGTAGTCTTCTCATGGGGTGGGCGAATGGATCTTTACCTCAAGTCATTTACCCAGATTCTGAGATGTTAAGTCGCAGCAGATGGAGACATTCCATCTTGGAGACATGGCTGAAACATGTTACTGATGTGGATTTTGTATGCTTTAGCTGTCTCTATgaacaaatagatttttttttgtatatgccTAGTTATTGTTAGTTATTCATCATCCTTTATTGTATTTCTTGTATCCCAGACTAATGCCTCTATTGCCTGTCATTGATAATCACGTGTCAATACATTCCCTAAATCTGATCACCTGTGTCCTCATCCTTATATAATTTTTGTGCTCTAACCGGATGTTACAGAAACACCGGGTTCTTCCACCAATCAACAATTGACATCAGAAGGTATGTGAGAGGATGCCAGGAATGTGCCATGGCCAAGACACCCCACCACTTACCATCTGGAAAGATCCTTCCTCTCCCCATTCCTCTGCCTccctggtcacacctaggggtcaATTTTTGTCACAGACTTACCCACATCTTATGGTAATACTTGCACATTCGTCACAGTGAATAGTTTCTTCAAGGGCTACTGGCTAGTACCCCTAAAATGAGTCCCAACTGCCATGGAGATGGTGGAGGTACTTTTTAACCACATCTTTCAAAACTTTGGCATCCCTGAAGACATGGTATCAGATAGAGGTCCCCAATGTATTTCTCGAGTTTGGAGATCTTTGATGACATTAAGCCTATCTTCTGGATaccatccccagagcaatggtcaaacagAAATGAAGATCCAGGAGATAGGGTGATACCTCCATACCTTCTGCCacagccaccagaactcctggaaccgaTTCATCGcctgggccgagtacgcacagaactctcTTTGTCAGCCCACTATTCATCTCACCCCCTTCAAGTGCTTACTCCGCTATCAGCCCCCTCTGTTCCCTTGGTCTGGGGAACCTGCAGACTTTCCATCAGCCACACATTGGTTCCAGGAAAGAGAGCGGGTCTGGGACTCGGCGCACCAACATCTCCAGCGTGCAGTAAGACGTCAAACATCAGGAAGATGTCCGGAGAGCCCCCACTCCCACATTCCACCAAGGACAAAAGGTATGGCTCTCCACACGAGGCATCTGCCTCAGGCTTCACCGCCGAAAGGTGAGTCCCAGATTTATTGGTCCCTTCCCCATCATCCATCAAGTCAACCCGGTCACGTATGAACGCCAACTCCCTTCACAATACTgaattcaccccacattccacgTCTCCCTGCTCAAACCCTATCACTCACCTATTTCTCCTGTCTCCACAAAGCTTCGTCTCATTGATGAACCTCATCTTCCTATGGTGTTGGAGGATGGAACCGTCTAATCTGTAAATGACATCCTGCGTTCCTGATGTCATGTAGGCGAACTGGAATATCTGGTTGGGTGGGAAAAATACGGCCCCGAAGAAAGATCCTGCATCCCAAGAGAAGATATACTCGATCACGATATCCTGACAGAGTTCCACTCTTCCCATCCCCAAGATCCAGCACCACATGGTCAAGGTCACCCTCCATGACATCGGGAAGAGAGGGGCTCTGTCATGGAAACACCAGGCACTTCCTCTAATCAACGATCCCTATCACTGGAGTTCTGATCACCCGCACCTGACCATCATTCACTAATCACCAGCACCACAGTTCAAAAACGCACCGACCACACAAACACATTGTCTTGTCTCCATTGAGGAAAGGACTCATCGCTAATCTATTTACCTGAACTCTAATTCTGTCATTCATTTCCAGCTTCTGCCTTTTACGAACATCTGCACAATAAACCCATCAGTTGATTCTAACCTGTCTGTGTCCTAAGCCTATCTACACGTTACACCGGCACCCAGGGGGTTCACTCATTCAAGTCTGAATCAGACCCTGACAGTCAAAAGTTTCTCCATCATTCACCTTAGACCCGCCCTGGATGTAATATTGAatatagcagtcgtcatttactcccgacatcacAGCCACTGTAAACGTAATGAATTCCATTTGTTTCTGAAGGGGAATGGGCCCCCAATCTACCTAAATGCATCTATCTTCATGTGCATCATTCGTGGTCCAGCTTCACCTCCAGAAGAAGTGAGTGTAAGTttctttatatatactgtatatatatatatgtatatatatatatatatatatatatatatatatatatatatatatatatatatatatatatatacaaaaaacacaaggtgttatcatatatatatatatatatatatatatatatatatatatatatatatatatatatatatatatatatatatatataaatcgtcAACCGAAAGATAGGAAGAGAAAGGGGTTTGAGTGATAAATATGTAATCTggtgaaaattttttatttaatgttatccgTGTAATATTAAATCTGCAGCAACATTATAAACTTTGATAGAGATATGTTTGGCcattaactttttaaatgcatcattatgtaAATACAAGGACAGTTTGCCAAtttgtacgtattttacgagttgaacaattcgtatgaatttatACAAATGACCTACAACTAAtcctgcccctaaacctacccatcactaGGGTCTAGACAAACCATACAAAATCATATGAATTAGCAAACTGGTAAAATAATACAAACGAATTGGTCGTGTGACAGCGTTACGAGGTCTCGTCATGAAAGATTGGTAGATCAACATACCTCTTAATTTCTCTCCAATATGGTaggaaattacattaaattaagcaaaatgtggatgatgttaactgtgacaagatgattgacagtgCAATTTAAATGGTGACAGGATGGACGTAACTAAGCAACAGAGCATTTGTTGAAGATGCAGTTATGAGGAAGTAGTATGTCCCAAAAGTATGTTCCAAAGCTTGCCTACTATTCTGCTACATAATCAAAAGTACGTACAGCAAAGAAGTAGAGAAGCTCATTTGCCTGTGATTTGCATTTTGACGTCTTAGTTTCCATAGCAAGGGAGTTAGTGGCATAAAAAGTGTGCAGTGCATAGGGGCACCATTTTGCCAAAATCATTCTgtgaaaatgttctttaataaaacgttataaataattaaaagcgtagttgttaaaaataatgtaatgaaacatttttaacagtttttttttagcattttcaaTGAGTTCAATAATGTATTTAGGCCTATTATAAACTGAGTAgcctaaaaaaaaacagttcaccaGTGCTTTTACGACATCACTTAATGACATACATTTTATAATCcagcaaatgaaaatacattCAAACACACTCAAAGTAAATTGAAATcataacttaaattaaatattaataaccttCATCATAATCATCTTGGTTAAGTTTCTTACATTTGCGTTTTGCAAAAGTACCCAATACTGCCACTGATGTGTAAACGCGAATGTcagatataaaaataattaatttttacagaAGCCGTAAAAGAACCTTAATACAGAAATCCAGCGCTTAAAGCTTAAATAGGCTATGATGGGCACATGCAAttgaaaactgtaaaattaatttaGCCTTCATGTTTTGACTGAACTGTTGTTGCATGTTTATCatgttaaaatgttgtttaatatAACTATTTACATTTGCACTTTTCCAGTAAGTTTTATGTTATTAAAGAAACTTTGTAAAATTCGCCCCCTCATTCAAGTCCTTGGTCCACTCGCGCTTAATATCAGCACAGCAGGGACGTGCTCAGATATTTTGAGAGGCAGGGGCTCAAGTGCATAACAGGGCACttcttataatttatttatttttctatacaaactgttaaatatattaacacaACTCTGACTTACTtaccaatttattttaattcccTCACACTCAccaaattgtttaatttttttaaacagatgtctacaaaataatcagttcacagagtTGTTATAATTACActtactaaacacacacacaaactgatacTGACAAAAACTTTTCACATTTGAGGGAGGGCTGTTAAGGTCACTTCATGTACTATTTAATTTTGAGATGTTGGTCTATTTTGCTTTCGTGTCTTTTGCTCTAAgttaaaaaaatgtgcaaaatacaCAAGGTGTTTATTTTAAGCTGTGACGAGTGAGGCGGGgcagagagccgtgggaacggggcgaggccggtggagtgattggaaatgagcgacacctgctcgacccaccggtctcgagtcccacggaggagatggaaggatataaaacaggagcgacgacagtgaaggacgagagaggaccaggcctggattttattttgtgttttgattttgtttgtgcgcggcaatCGCCCGTTAGGGGCTGCtgcactgttttgtctttatttgatgATTAAAGCTTCAAGTTTGATTGTCTGCTGGTtctcgcctccttcttcccataattatggagtttttattgttacattggtgccgaagtccgggaggaaggagggactcACTGCCGAAGTTCCCTCACCGCTGGAGTGaacccgcggtgccatcgagcggGCGTAGCAGTCGGGCGCTggggatgctcgaggcggtgggctggagtgagttgccagggacggacgagctcgctgccggccgcccgcgatgtggaggggcggagttagagcgcagtctcgtgggtacttGGATAATTAGCTGTAAATTCAAAGTGCAGATAGCTTAGTCTTTTGTTCATCACCACTCACCtttacaccaagacaaacacAACTGGAAAGGGACGGAGAGCTTCACCTCTTCTGCTTTCTTTGTGTGGTACACTGCTGTGCTGCAGAGACGCAAAGGGGAGAAAGGCTACTTGACAGAGTCACAACATTTCCTGACCTGacctaatatttagattttttatttgtttgacgaGGAAAGCTATGtgcagacagaaacacacaaacacacgtacaaataatacatatattcatttatttaaaaaagggcactttctctcaaGAAAGATAAAGGGCAGTTTCTTGCAAActaaagtaaaacaattaaaagtgATACATTGCTGGTAAAATCAGATAAAGCCCAGCCAAGAACAATCTGTCTTAACATTACAGATCAGATTCTTTAGTATTGACTTTGATATCAGTGTAAGTGATGCTTTTGTATTGGCCCTTGGTTTCATAATGTAACACACTGCCGTTTTTGCAAGTGATGATCACTATGCCACTGTAAGGCAGGTCGAACGCGGCTCTGCCGATGGTGATGTCAGCATCCAGCTTCTTTCTTGGTGGCACATCTACAGTGGTAGTCAGAGTTTCGGTTCTCTCATCTGTCTGCTCCAGCCTATAGGTGCTTTCTGCTCCAACACTGAAACTGAATCCTGTAGAAGATTCTACAACCTCTGGAATCCCTGCCTTCACTTCCACACTAAATGTTACCGTAAAGCTGACACTCATCGACCATGAAGATGTTTTGATCactttctttgaggtttcgaccGTTTCCTGTTGTTTTTCAGAGGAGTCATTTCTGTAACTGACTGATTTGATCTCTTCCACGGTCACCTGTGGTATCAATTGGTTTATTGTGGGATAGTTGACATTGGTGAGGACTGTTGATTGAACTGCGTTGAGAAACATGAATCCCATGCAGTCAATATCTGCACCAGATCTTCCTACAACTCCCAAACAATAACCAGAGCAGATATCTATGGGATATTCTTGTTTTAAACCCCAGCTTGTCATTTTTGCAAAAAATTCTCCTCCTTTACTGGTCTTGAATTTGATGGCTCCAAGACGTGTTCCTGCTCCATTCCCCCAGAGGGACAGTGAGGTGAAACACTCAAACACTCAGTTTTAAACGTGTACTCCTGATACGGTCCAGCTTGTCCACCAAAGGTTTCACTTCTGCCATCTGAAAGCCAAACTTTGACAGCCTTAATCAAGACATTTACCAACACCTActgtcagttttagtttattatttagagtatcatttcattaaataaatgaactacatttcatattttcatagtaataataataaaattaagaaaataaaccaaaaatttaaattatgtcatcattcactcacatggtccaaaagagtaggctatatgtaatcaattttatcaaacaaaatatatcTTGCTGAACCTACTCTTTGTACACAACAATGACTGTAAATGATCTTTTGGGAGTAATTTCTataaatttgatgtgcgattaatttgattaattaatcaccacatcatgtaattaattagattaaaaaatttaATCGCTTACCAGCCATAATATTTATACTTTTCCTATTAACTTCCTGCAAAGTTTCAAGCCGTTTATTACGTAAATTGCTTCTTAAGTGATTGTCAGTGTAATATACTCACATGGATGACAGTCTGATGAACACCTTAAGATCAGTAAGTATTAATATTTGACTGGGCTGCTGCTTAGCTCGAAGTGGGTAACTGAGACATGATGTGCgttaaaattaacaaaattaattttggTCATACAACACTCATTTCATTTGTATCTGTTGATTTTCATAACAGATGGTTTTTGTGGTTTCAGTCAATGAATAGACTGtgaatgaaaattaaatgaatcatttaaaatacCTCACATTTCTCAACGTAATCCAGTATTGGattgcagtttattttatttgctcaATATAAGTTAAATACAAACTCTATTTGAGGTTGCTGATCTATCCTACCTTTACCTAGaaagtagaaataaaaaaatatcacagaAGTTACAtcacatattatttttatttctttacatttAGGAGAGTTTGTTACAATTCACTCCATAGTTTGGTTTAATTTTAACATACCCTAGGGTGAGATGtaacattatgaaaaaaaaaaagatttttaaagctttttattcAACACTGACTTTAACAAACAGAGGTGTGAGACACAAAACTGAGTTAAATGAGGAAATGTTCTCCATTTTCAACAACTAAACCCTATTTGTATTACATCAGTGTCATAATGATAAAACAGAATAACATGCATGCACATGCAAATTAGACATGCAAATTGACattgccatcacaaaaataaagtagaaaaaaaaaaaattcttacctcAAAATTAGTTGTATCTCCTCTAAATGCTGCTGTCTGCCACAGAGCTCTGCTTCCTCACTTGTGGAATAAGGAATAAACTGAGCATGTGAAGTGAAACAGGTGATTTGTTGCTTGTTCCTTATTGGAGGAATTGGACGtattacaaatgacaaaaacaccatTGTATTCTCTTTGAAATTACGGTCACATGTTTGTTGAAACCGAAACCTCAATGAGCAATGAGGAACCTGCTTTTCAGATGTGCTGACAAACCCAATTTTTTCTGCAAACTCAGAACCAGGAAACAGCTTTTGAATAATCAGAATAGGTTTTAAAACACTAGATATCACACACTCGCTGTCTTACAAGTTACACTTGAAAAACTGGACACCATACACTAAACAATTGAAGATTATACACTAGTTATTCAAGTCATTCCACATACAAACTCGAACAGAAACATGTGCCTCATGGCTGTTGTcacaaaacgtctcaggttacgagagggaacgagacactgcgtcctctaggggtcgctatggggaacacctcgtcgtgacccgtgtctgaagcattcaATGAAAAAACGCCAAtgcgttggccggcgacagcctctgacgtcactaccggcgcgactataaataagcgcccggagagcacgtcatttacttcttcgtctgaagcttgcgtccgaagcatggcttaggaagctagaggacgcagtgtctcgttccctactcagggaaccaaggttacattcgtaacctgagacgttccctttcgagggaacttcgaactgcgtcctctaggggtcgctatggggaacagtatacccacgccgccatgctgaggggagtgcaggccagaaccatggcaaacactaagtaccaactctaccatttccataggagttgcccctgggacgtttagacggctgtccgtggcattat includes these proteins:
- the LOC132096107 gene encoding LOW QUALITY PROTEIN: aerolysin-like protein (The sequence of the model RefSeq protein was modified relative to this genomic sequence to represent the inferred CDS: deleted 2 bases in 1 codon), whose amino-acid sequence is MAEITPKRSFTAVKVWLSDGRSETFGGQAGPYQEYTFKTVFECFTSLSLWGNGAGTRLGAIKFKTSKGGEFFAKMTSWGLKQEYPIDICSGYCLGVVGRSGADIDCMGFMFLNAVQSTVLTNVNYPTINQLIPQVTVEEIKSVSYRNDSSEKQQETVETSKKVIKTSSWSMSVSFTVTFSVEVKAGIPEVVESSTGFSFSVGAESTYRLEQTDERTETLTTTVDVPPRKKLDADITIGRAAFDLPYSGIVIITCKNGSVLHYETKGQYKSITYTDIKVNTKESDL